In Erigeron canadensis isolate Cc75 chromosome 6, C_canadensis_v1, whole genome shotgun sequence, the following are encoded in one genomic region:
- the LOC122602573 gene encoding uncharacterized protein LOC122602573, translated as MFRSVSTSRVSDDTYYSIYNHSPTSKAVSPALRALALEANELPQHETSSFSSSTTPKKDKLGRARFSEKAVHLIPIVLLFCVLVLWAFSNPEINMTIKKDFMATKIKRKTVERDIDRYTTIQIQRSQADHDFVETSLRKEGKRLGTSIGT; from the exons ATGTTTAGATCGGTAAGCACAAGCAGAGTTTCTGATGATACATACTACAGTATTTATAATCATTCTCCCACCTCTAAAGCGGTTTCCCCTGCATTAAGAGCATTGGCTTTAGAAGCTAATGAATTGCCTCAACATGAAACCTCGTCGTTTTCTTCGTCGACGACTCCCAAGAAAGATAAATTAGGACGTGCGAGATTCTCGGAGAAAGCTGTTCATCTTATTCCTATTGTTCTCCTTTTTTGTGTTCTTGTTCTCTGGGCTTTTTCGAATCCTG AAATTAATATGACAATTAAGAAGGATTTCATGGCGACAAAAATAAAACGGAAAACGGTGGAACGAGATATTGATAGATATACTACAATTCAAATACAAAGGTCACAAGCAGATCACGATTTTGTTGAGACATCCTTACGCAAAGAAGGAAAAAGGCTCGGAACATCTATAGGAACCTAG
- the LOC122604952 gene encoding blue copper protein-like yields MAKSIFLSVTLLVIIGCASRCQATTYTVGDTSGWDISTDVDSWAQDKHFVVGDVLTFQYSSSHSVAEVNRDSYKGCNTTKAIQPASNGNTTFALTKPGHRYFICGNKLHCYAGMKLHVVVEGKEAEAPAAAAPKPEAGGDSASSTTTTTTSTATTTSVPSSKNNNPSSYVPNSATFFSLSFMSQVVALTCLLFWFV; encoded by the exons ATGGCAAAGTCAATATTTCTAAGTGTCACTCTTTTGGTTATCATCGGGTGTGCATCAAGATGCCAAGCTACAACATACACTGTTGGCGACACTTCTGGCTGGGACATAAGCACCGACGTTGATTCATGGGCTCAAGACAAACATTTTGTCGTTGGTGACGTTCTCA CATTTCAGTATTCTTCAAGTCATAGTGTGGCTGAGGTGAATCGAGATAGTTACAAGGGGTGTAACACGACAAAGGCAATACAACCGGCCAGTAATGGGAACACAACGTTTGCTTTGACAAAGCCCGGGCATAGGTACTTCATATGTGGTAACAAGCTACATTGCTATGCTGGAATGAAGCTTCATGTGGTAGTCGAAGGCAAGGAGGCAGAGGCACCTGCAGCCGCAGCACCTAAGCCAGAGGCTGGCGGTGATTCTGCTAGTAGTACTACTACGACTACCACTTCCACTGCCACTACTACGAGTGTCCCTTCTTCGAAAAATAACAACCCATCATCATATGTTCCTAATTCAGCCACATTCTTTTCTCTATCTTTTATGTCCCAAGTTGTGGCTTTGACATGCCTTCTATTTTGGTTTGTCTAA
- the LOC122603061 gene encoding RNA polymerase sigma factor sigA-like translates to MMATNAVVGLRTGERLLGSTTYYSEVSEKLCCSSNLGFIFVPSTNLVTSKKSTNYSRSLINSRDIHPTRALKEHVDTTLEPPSTDQWAQRFDYLDEEVSEHELPVDALLLLHKSLLEKQWTLSTEETITIATPAKRISRKVHVTGSGISARRRRIDAQNKMSNSINQDGRNKQLRPIISPELLQKCQKGYLKGVKTEALLTHSEVVALSEKIKTGLQIEEEKSRLKERLGVEPSEKQLAASLKISRVDLQTKQMECSLAREKLAMSNVRLVMSVAQKYKHMGADMSDLIQGGLIGLLRGIEKYDSSRGHKISTYVYWWIRQGVTRTFFENSKTLRLPTHLHERLGAIRNAKAKLERKGITPSIDKIAESLNMSKKKVTNATEAVCKVFSLDKDAFPSLNGLPGETLHSYIADDCPGNNPWYGVDEAALKDEVRNLIKMTLGEREREIIYLYYGLDNEYLTWEDISRRKGLSRERVRQVGLVALEKLKHAARNTKLAAMLVDH, encoded by the exons ATGATGGCTACAAATGCAGTTGTTGGATTAAGAACAGGGGAACGCTTATTGGGTTCAACAACCTATTACTCTGAAGTTAGTGAAAAGCTGTGCTGCAGTAGCAATCTAGGGTTCATTTTTGTCCCAAGTACAAATCTGGTTACTTCAAAGAAGTCAACCAACTATAGTCGTAGTCTTATAAACAGTCGAGATATTCATCCCACCAGAGCTCTAAAGGAACATGTAGATACTACTCTTGAACCTCCAAGTACAGACCAATGGGCTCAGAGGTTTGACTATCTGGATGAGGAAGTCTCAGAGCATGAGCTTCCAGTTGATGCTTTACTCTTATTACACAAGTCTTTGCTGGAAAAGCAGTGGACTCTTTCAACAGAAGAGACAATAACTATAGCTACTCCCGCAAAAAGAATCAGCAGAAAGGTACATGTCACTGGTTCTGGGATATCTGCTCGAAGGCGTAGAATAGATGCTCAGAATAAAATGTCGAATTCTATAAATCAAGATGGTCGAAATAAGCAGCTGAGACCCATAATCAGTCCAGAACTTCTTCAAAAATGTCAAAAAGGGTATCTTAAAGGTGTAAAAACTGAAGCTTTACTCACGCACTCAGAGGTGGTTGCTCTTTCGGAAAAGATCAAAACTGGTCTGCAAATTGAAGAAGAGAAGTCAAG ACTGAAAGAAAGATTGGGAGTTGAACCTTCAGAGAAGCAACTTGCAGCTTCCCTAAAAATTTCACGAGTTGACTTGCAAACTAAACAGATGGAGTGCAGTTTGGCAAGAGAGAAGCTGGCAATGAGCAATGTTCGTCTGGTGATGTCTGTAGCACAAAAATATAAACACATGGGAGCCGATATGTCTGACCTAATTCAG GGAGGTCTAATTGGACTACTCAGAGGAATAGAGAAATATGATTCATCTAGGGGACACAAAATTTCTACTTATGTATATTGGTGGATTCGACAG GGTGTAACAAGAACGTTCTTTGAAAATTCTAAAACGCTTAGATTGCCTACTCACTTACATGAAAGACTAGGTGCAATCAGAAATGCCAAGGCCAAACTGGAGCGCAAGGGAATAACCCCATCAATTGAT AAAATTGCCGAAAGCCTGAATATGTCTAAAAAGAAAGTAACAAATGCCACTGAG GCAGTCTGTAAAGTCTTCTCACTTGACAAGGATGCTTTCCCTTCTTTAAATGGCCTTCCCGGAGAAACACTTCATAGT TACATTGCAGACGATTGCCCGGGAAACAACCCATGGTATGGTGTAGATGAAGCCGCTCTCAAG GATGAAGTGAGAAATCTTATTAAAATGACTCTGGGTGAACGGGAGAGAGAAATCATTTATCTTTACTACGGTCTTGACAATGAATATCTTACTTGGGAGGATATCAGTAGAAG GAAAGGGTTGTCAAGGGAACGAGTTAGGCAGGTTGGCCTTGTTGCACTGGAGAAACTAAAACATGCTGCAAGAAATACAAAACTAGCGGCAATGCTTGTGGACCACTGA